Proteins found in one Miscanthus floridulus cultivar M001 chromosome 4, ASM1932011v1, whole genome shotgun sequence genomic segment:
- the LOC136551885 gene encoding formate--tetrahydrofolate ligase produces the protein MDLRAPPTNYPKTLSSIILWRRRPDAGAARRPESSSINNRASRRLSRPIASPARASSVHDHHHHHHHSLQRPTALGRDSVVARSSSAVVAPPTPTLPPPTLLPEMPSPTIRRLDVASPVPADIDIANSVEPLPIADIAAELGVRPEHYDLYGKYKAKVLLAVLDELKAQQDGYYVVVGGITPTPLGEGKSTTTVGLCQALGAFLDKKVVTCLRQPSQGPTFGIKGGAAGGGYSQVIPMDEFNLHLTGDIHAITAANNLLAAAIDTRIFHENSQSDKGLFNRLCPANKEGKRHFADVMLRRLTKLGISKTDPNELTPDEIRRFARLDIDPESITWRRVMDVNDRFLRKITIGQGPEEKGMVRETGFDISVASEIMAVLALTTSLADMRERLGRMVIGNSKSGEPITADDLGVGGALTVLMKDAIHPTLMQTLEGTPVLVHAGPFANIAHGNSSIVADKIALKLVGKGGFVVTEAGFGADIGTEKFMDIKCRYSGLVPQCAIIVATIRALKMHGGGPEVVAGKPLDHAYVSENVALVEAGCVNLAKHISNTGSYGVNVVVAINKFASDTEAEMNAVRSAAMAAGAFDAVICTHHAHGGKGAVELGLAVQRACESQAEPLKFLYPLESSIKEKIESIAKFYGASGVEYSEQAEKQIEMYTKQGFSNLPICMAKTQYSFSHVPSMKGAPTGFVLPIRDVRASIGAGFIYPLVGTMSTMPGLPTRPCFYEIDVDTATGKVMGLS, from the exons ATGGATCTGCGTGCCCCACCAACCAATTATCCCAAAACTTTATCTTCCATTATCCTATGGCGTCGTCGTCCTGACGCGGGGGCGGCGAGGAGGCCGGAGTCATCATCAATAAACAATCGCGCCAGCCGGAGGCTCTCCCGTCCAATCGCATCGCCTGCACGAGCCTCATCAGTCCACgaccatcaccatcaccaccaccactcgCTGCAGCGGCCCACCGCACTCGGCCGCGACTCCGTCGTCGCGAGATCCAGCAGCGCCGTCGTCGCGCCGCCAACGCCCACGCTGCCGCCGCCGACGCTGCTGCCGGAGATGCCGAGCCCGACGATCCGGAGGCTGGACGTGGCCTCGCCGGTGCCGGCGGACATCGACATCGCCAACTCCGTCGAGCCGCTCCCGATCGCCGATATCGCCGCGGAGCTCGGGGTCCGGCCCGAGCACTACGACCTCTACGGCAAGTACAAGGCCAAG GTCTTGCTGGCGGTTCTTGATGAGCTCAAGGCGCAGCAGGATGGGTATTACGTCGTGGTGGGCGGTATCACGCCGACGCCCCTCGGGGAGGGCAAGTCAACCACCACCGTCGGGCTGTGTCAGGCTCTCGGCGCTTTCCTTGATAAAAAG GTTGTCACTTGCCTCCGTCAACCATCACAAGGGCCTACCTTTGGAATCAAGGGAGGTGCAGCTGGAGGTGGCTACAGCCAAGTTATACCCATGGATGAGTTCAATCTTCATCTGACAGGTGATATCCATGCAATTACGGCCGCAAACAATCTTCTTGCTGCTGCTATTGATACAAGGATCTTCCATGAAAATTCTCAGTCAGATAAAGGACTGTTCAACAGATTGTGTCCTGCAAACAAGGAAGGCAAGAGGCACTTTGCTGACGTAATGCTCAGACGTCTGACAAAGCTGGGCATTTCAAAGACAGACCCCAATGAGCTTACACCAGATGAAATCAGGCGTTTTGCAAGGCTTGATATCGACCCTGAGTCCATTACATGGAGACGGGTGATGGATGTCAATGATCGTTTCCTGAGAAAAATCACTATTGGACAGGGCCCCGAAGAAAAAGGTATGGTGAGAGAAACAGGCTTTGACATATCAGTAGCTAGTGAGATAATGGCTGTATTAGCTCTTACAACTTCCCTCGCTGATATGAGAGAAAGGCTTGGAAGAATGGTGATAGGGAACAGCAAGTCAGGTGAGCCGATAACTGCTGACGATCTTGGTGTTGGAGGTGCTTTAACTGTCCTAATGAAAGATGCTATTCATCCCACCCTCATGCAAACTCTTGAAGGCACACCAGTTTTAGTACATGCTGGGCCGTTTGCTAACATTGCTCATGGAAACTCTTCAATTGTTGCTGATAAGATTGCTTTGAAGTTGGTTGGGAAGGGTGGCTTTGTTGTTACTGAGGCAGGTTTTGGTGCTGATATTGGAACTGAGAAGTTCATGGACATCAAATGTAGGTATAGTGGATTGGTGCCGCAGTGTGCTATTATTGTGGCCACAATTAGAGCTCTTAAAATGCATGGAGGGGGGCCTGAGGTGGTGGCTGGAAAGCCTCTGGATCATGCATATGTGAGCGAAAATGTGGCCCTTGTTGAAGCTGGATGTGTAAATCTTGCTAAACATATATCAAACACAGGGAGTTATGGAGTTAATGTTGTAGTTGCAATCAACAAATTTGCATCAGATACTGAAGCAGAAATGAATGCAGTGCGTAGTGCAGCTATGGCTGCTGGTGCTTTTGACGCTGTCATCTGCACACACCATGCCCATGGTGGTAAAGGAGCG GTCGAGCTTGGACTTGCTGTTCAACGAGCATGTGAAAGCCAGGCAGAACCTCTGAAATTTTTGTATCCTTTGGAATCTAGCATAAAGGAGAAGATTGAGTCAATTGCCAAGTTCTATGGTGCAAGTGGTGTTGAATACTCTGAACAG GCTGAGAAGCAGATTGAGATGTACACCAAGCAAGGGTTCTCCaacctccccatctgcatggcGAAGACCCAATACTCATTCTCACACGTCCCATCCATGAAGGGCGCCCCGACCGGCTTTGTTCTGCCAATAAGAGATGTGAGGGCCAGCATCGGAGCTGGGTTCATCTACCCGCTCGTCGGCACCATGAGCACGATGCCTGGCCTTCCCACAAGGCCCTGCTTCTACGAGATCGACGTCGACACTGCCACCGGGAAGGTCATGGGCCTGTCATGA
- the LOC136551886 gene encoding homeobox-leucine zipper protein HOX11-like: MELGLSLGETMADAGRDLVLGLGMGVVVRRDEEEAEWGRRDRDARRELEFGTGRCGGRSSPEPPAVRLTLLPGLVPHLGLPWPSPSSETNRHLEASTTRGFDVNRAPSLSVVGAAAAAEEDEEEQDEAAAAAAASSSPNNSAGSFPTDFSSAQGQVAPGGGADRACSRASDDDDGGSARKKLRLSKEQSAFLEESFKEHATLNPKQKLALAKQLNLRPRQVEVWFQNRRARTKLKQTEVDCEYLKRCCETLTEENRRLQKELAELRALKTVHPFYMHLPATTLSMCPSCERVASNSAAPAAAPAAPASSPSPATTGIAAAAAPPEQQRPSSFAALFSSPLKRPLAAHAQPQAPTS; encoded by the exons ATGGAGTTGGGGCTCAGCTTGGGGGAGACAATGGCGGATGCCGGGAGGGACCTCGTGCTTGGGCTTGGGATGGGGGTCGTGGTGCGGAGGGATGAGGAGGAAGCGGAGTGGGGGAGGAGGGATAGGGACGCGAGGAGGGAGCTGGAGTTCGGGACGGGGAGGTGCGGCGGCCGGTCGTCGCCGGAGCCGCCGGCGGTGCGACTCACGCTCCTGCCCGGCCTGGTGCCCCACCTCGGCCTCCCGTGGCCGTCGCCGTCGTCCGAGACCAACC GGCATTTGGAGGCGTCGACGACGCGTGGCTTCGACGTGAACCGGGCGCCGTCGCTGTCCGTGgtcggtgccgccgccgccgcggaggaggacgaggaggagcaggacgaggcggccgcggcagcggcagcgtcgTCGTCGCCCAACAACAGCGCGGGCTCGTTCCCGACGGATTTCTCCTCCGCGCAGGGCCAGGTGGCGCCCGGTGGGGGCGCCGACCGCGCGTGCTCCCGCgccagcgacgacgacgacggcgggtcGGCGCGCAAGAAGCTGCGCCTCTCCAAGGAGCAGTCCGCGTTCCTGGAGGAGAGCTTCAAGGAGCACGCCACGCTTAACCCG AAGCAGAAGCTGGCGCTGGCGAAGCAGCTCAACCTCCGGCCGCGCCAGGTGGAGGTGTGGTTCCAGAACCGCAGAGCCAG gacgaagctgaagcagacggAGGTGGACTGCGAGTACCTGAAGCGCTGCTGCGAGACGCTGACGGAGGAGAACCGGCGGTTGCAGAAGGAGCTGGCCGAGCTCCGCGCGCTCAAGACGGTGCACCCCTTCTACATGCACCTCCCGGCCACCACCCTCTCCATGTGCCCGTCCTGCGAGCGCGTCGCCTCCAACTCCGCCGCTCCCGCCGCCGCACCGGCGGCGCCCGCGTCGTCGCCCTCTCCTGCTACGACTGGcattgcggcggcggcggccccgcCGGAGCAGCAGAGGCCGTCGTCGTTCGCGGCTCTGTTCTCGTCCCCGCTCAAACGCCCGCTGGCCGCCCACGCGCAACCGCAGGCGCCGACCAGCTAG
- the LOC136548724 gene encoding uncharacterized protein, giving the protein MDDNPLFYLGSSDSDDTSEVSFTSSIGDDAPATTPPTAILQTVNIKSHIPIVLELATTNYDEWRCFFDAFLGKFGLTSHVSSPPIAEQRHDPDWRVVDQCILSWLYNSIAKDMRDIGDMDITQYTGRLKQLADALRDVGQPVRETSQVLNMLRGLSSKYHHAIPAITAKQPPHTFLSRALIPSFGRVL; this is encoded by the exons ATGGACGACAATCCCCTCTTCTATCTCGGTTCTTCCGACTCCGACGACACCTCCGAAGTCTCCTTCACCTCCTCTATCGGCGACGATGCCCCTGCCACCACGCCTCCCACCGCAATACTTCAAACCGTCAACATCAAATCCCACATTCCCATTGTTCTCGAGCTCGCCACGACGAACTACGATGAATGGCGATGCTTCTTCGACGCCTTcctcggcaagttcggcctcacGTCCCACGTCTCATCTCCGCCAatcgccgagcagcgccatgatCCCGACTGGCGTGTGGTTGATCAGTGCATCTTGAGTTGGCTATACAACTCCATCGCCAAGGACATGCGCGACATC GGCGATATGGACATCACCCAGTACACCGGACGACTCAAGCAGCTCGCCGATGCGCTCCGCGACGTCGGCCAGCCAGTGCGGGAGACGAGCCAAGTACTGAACATGCTGCGCGGCCTCAGCTCCAAGTATCACCACGCCATCCCCGCCATCACCGCCAAGCAGCCGCCGCACACCTTCCTCTCGCGCGCGCTCATACCTTCTTTTGGAAGAGTGCTATGA
- the LOC136548725 gene encoding uncharacterized mitochondrial protein AtMg00810-like, with product MMNCKPASTPIDAKNKLTTDDPPMDDATSYRSLAGALQFLTMTRPDIAFAIQQACLYMHDPRALHMVLLKRILWYVRGTTSHGLQLRASSDLSVTAYSDMDWARCPETRRSTSGFCVYLGDSLVSWSSKRQPAVSRSSAEAEYRAVANAGAECIWLR from the coding sequence ATGATGAACTGCAAACCTGCCTCTACACCAATCGATGCCAAGAACAAGCTCACTACCGACGACCCACCCATGGACGACGCGACGTCATACCGCAGTCTAGCAGGCGCGCTCCAGTTCTTAACGATGACGCGGCCTGACATCGCCTTTGCTATCCAGCAAGCCTGCCTCTACATGCATGATCCCCGCGCACTGCACATGGTGCTTCTCAAGCGTATTCTGTGGTATGTCCGCGGCACGACGTCACATGGACTCCAGCTTCGCGCCTCCTCCGACCTCAGCGTCACCGCGTACTCAGACATGGACTGGGCGCGCTGCCCAGAGACTCGGCGATCGACGTCGGGATTCTGCGTCTACCTCGGTGACTCCCTCGTCTCCTGGTCATCCAAGCGGCAGCCCGCCGTGTCAAGATCAAGCGCGGAGGCCGAGTATCGGGCGGTGGCAAATGCAGGCGCCGAATGCATCTGGTTACGCTAG